GGACGTCGCTATTCGCCCTTGAAATCCGGTGTCCGTTTTTCATTGAAGGCCTTGGCGGCCTCGAGATGATCCTTGGACAGATAAGTGAGGGTCTCGGCGCCGAGATGGGCCTCGATCACGCCTTCCAGCAGGCGCCTGAGAAGCATGTTGATGCTCGCCTTGGTGGCGTTCACGGCGAGCGTCGCACCACCTGCAAGCCGATCGGCCATACCGAAGCAGAGTTCGTCCAACTCCTGCATCGTCGCCGCGGACCCGGTGATCAGGCCGAGTTCGGCAGCTTCCTTGCCGCTTAGCGGGTCGCCCGTGAGCAGATATTGCTTCGCCTTCATGAAGCCCATCAAAAGGGGCCACATCATCGAGCCGCCATCGCCGGCGGTAAGGCCCACCTTCACATGGGTGTCGGCGATCTGGGC
The sequence above is drawn from the Rhizorhabdus dicambivorans genome and encodes:
- a CDS encoding enoyl-CoA hydratase-related protein; this translates as MNASFPAMHLELSHIFSTINRDPDVKVVVLTGAGDRAFSAGGDVKNMLRRLTTADHAAWLRGMREAKDLVYSILRLEKPLITRVNGHAMGLGATLAVLGDFSYMIETAQIADTHVKVGLTAGDGGSMMWPLLMGFMKAKQYLLTGDPLSGKEAAELGLITGSAATMQELDELCFGMADRLAGGATLAVNATKASINMLLRRLLEGVIEAHLGAETLTYLSKDHLEAAKAFNEKRTPDFKGE